In Erigeron canadensis isolate Cc75 chromosome 7, C_canadensis_v1, whole genome shotgun sequence, one DNA window encodes the following:
- the LOC122609044 gene encoding uncharacterized protein LOC122609044: protein MVKKKDRMTRGRRSALAIQQARISDLTVAKTTSEGFYFPLLGKNEPSSDPLIIQATVFNVDVQRVYLDGGSECDVIFEHCFLKMPESIRARRTDSRGPLVGFSGEHAWPLGEVDLDVTITDGIHERTETLDLSIVRSPSPYNIILGRPAMQRMKMVPSVIHRVIKFQSEKGIGSIHSSYEPIKQINDVKRVDDDVPPTPMKTQEEEDATKLANVDVFAWDYSDMTGVPRTLTLEGKPFVTEHRLKEHKHIKRVHQKKRSLSGERDEAARKEVDELLKAGIIRKSVYPIWIANPVMVKKGDGG, encoded by the exons ATGGTAAAGAAAAAAGACAGGATGACGAGAGGAAGAAGGTCTGCTCTGGCCATTCAACAAGCAAGAATCAGCGACCTGACTGTGGCCAAAACGACATCGGAAGGTTTTTATTTCCCGTTATTAGGAAAAAACGAACCTTCGAGCGATCCGCTCATCATCCAAGCCACTGTATTTAATGTTGACGTCCAAAGGGTGTATCTGGACGGGGGGAGTGAATGTGACGTTATCTTCGAACACTGCTTCCTCAAAATGCCAGAATCCATACGAGCCCGAAGGACGGATTCCCGGGGACCATTGGTAGGTTTTTCCGGGGAACATGCATGGCCATTGGGAGAAGTCGACCTAGACGTGACCATCACAGATGGGATACACGAGCGAACGGAGACGCTTGATCTCTCGATAGTACGATCTCCATCCCCCTACAATATAATTTTGGGAAGACCCGCGATGCAAAGGATGAAAATGGTCCCTTCTGTCATCCATAGGGTCATTAAATTCCAATCTGAAAAAGGGATAGGATCGATTCACTCCTCTTATGAGCCAATAAAACAGATCAATGATGTGAAAAGGGTAGATGACGACGTCCCACCTACCCCCATGAAAACGCAGGAAGAAGAGGACGCAACAAAGTTG GCCAATGTAGATGTCTTTGCATGGGACTATTCAGATATGACGGGGGTTCCAAGAACCCTGACATTGGAAGGAAAACCCTTCGTCACGGAGCATCGTCTGAAGGAGCACAAGCATATAAAGCGTGTTCACCAGAAGAAACGCAGCCTTTCCGGTGAAAGAGATGAGGCAGCCAGGAAGGAGGTGGACGAACTACTCAAAGCAGGGATAATAAGGAAGTCAGTCTACCCTATTTGGATCGCTAACCCAGTAATGGTCAAGAAAGGAGATGGAGGGTGA